CGCTTTGCTCATCTGCCTTCGGTCACCGTGGTCCATGACCCCCACCCTCACCCTATGTTTTACGACCGCCTCGCCGCCCGCCTGGAACACCTCAGCCTGCGCCGCGCCACGCGCTGCGTAACCCTCAGCAACGCCATGGCTCAGGCACTGGCGCAACGAGGCATCCCGGCGGAGCGCATCGAGATCGCCCCCCTGGAGCGGTTGCTGGCCTTTCCCGAAGCCAGGCTCCCTGGGCCCTCCTTCGCGCCCCCCACGGTGCTTTTCTTCGGCCGCATCACCCGTTACAAAGGGGTGGCCTATCTGCTAGACGCCATGGAGCGCCTCTGGCAACGCCTGCCCGAAGCCCACCTACACCTCATCGGCTCTGGCGACCTGAACCCTTACAGTGCCTGGCTGCAGCGCTATCAGGACGATCCTCGCGTGCAGGTACGCCAAACCTGGGTTCCGGAGGAAGAGATCCCCTCGGTTTTCCGAGGCGCCAGCGTGGTCGTCCTGCCTTACACCAGCGCCACACAATCGGGCGTGGCCGTGCTGGCCGCCTCCTTTGGGCTCCCCGTGGTCGCCACCACCATGGGCGCGCTTCCCGAGCAGGTGGAAGACGGCGTTTCAGGCTGGCTAGTTCCCCCGGCTGACGCCGCAGCCCTGACCGCCGCCCTGTTCCAGGCCCTCACCCAGCCTGAAGAAACCCAACGGCGCGGCCATGCCCTGTGGAAGCGGCTGGCCTCGCCTGCGGCTCAAGCGGAAGCCGTACAAGCGATTCTCCAAGCCCTCCAACGGGCCATGGCCGCGCCTGGCTGACCAAAAGGGGCTTGCCCCGCCCACGCCTTTCTTATCCTTCGGCCAGGGCCACTACCAATTCGCGGCAGAAAGCCGGGATGTCCTTCACCACCCGCCCCCACACCAGATTGCCGTCCCGAAAGGCCGGCTCATCCACCCAGATGGCTCCGGCGTTGAGCAAATCGTCCCGGATGCCCCGGGAGCCCGTGGCCCGTTTGCCGGCCACAATACCCGCCGAGATGAGCACCCACCCGCCATGGCAGATGGAGGCGATCACCTTCCCCTGAGCATCCAGCGTCCGCACCCGGTCCAACACCGCAGGCACGCGCCGCAGTTTGTCCGGCGCCCAGCCTCCCGGCACGACCAAACCGTCCAGATCCTCGGGTCTGACCTGCTCCGCCGCCACATCAGGGCGGGCTTCCAGACAATGCTTGCCGCGAAATACCTCGGCCCGACCGCTGCCGATGATGACGACCTCGGCACCTTCCTCCCGCAGGCGCATCACAGGCACCCAGAATTCCAGATCTTCGAAACCCTCTTCCACCAAAACGCCAATGCGTTTACCCGACAAGGGAGCCATATCCAACCTCCTCCTGGGTGAGATCCAAGGTTTTCGAACAGGCTTTGGTCATCCAAAGCCCCTTTCATTCTACCAGCAACACTGTTGAAACGTGCGCACCATCTGCACCCAGGCCAACCCATCCAACACCAACCAGGCACCGATCAGCACCCAGACCCGAGCCCGCGGCGAGAGACGAAGCCAGGCCAGCCCCTGCCACCAGGGCTTTTTTAATGTTTTGCATGTAAAAACAAACAAAAATAAAATAGAGTCACAAGCCCCAAGGGAGTAGAGAGCCATGAGACCCAAAGGAAGCGCTGAAGCCTTAGATATGCGTCGACTGGGGGCTGCCCGCTTGTTGAAAGAGGGGAAAGGG
The nucleotide sequence above comes from Anaerolineae bacterium. Encoded proteins:
- a CDS encoding glycosyltransferase family 4 protein, producing the protein MSQGLRVALIYLGRRGMGNPLSFTMAQTLHKQGVPLLAVTSSFSEAASLWAKAPFSTLALPTYRHLSEMLLTTLQGQALRRIAEGVVAFQPDVLLFPMFHPWNLWLQRRFAHLPSVTVVHDPHPHPMFYDRLAARLEHLSLRRATRCVTLSNAMAQALAQRGIPAERIEIAPLERLLAFPEARLPGPSFAPPTVLFFGRITRYKGVAYLLDAMERLWQRLPEAHLHLIGSGDLNPYSAWLQRYQDDPRVQVRQTWVPEEEIPSVFRGASVVVLPYTSATQSGVAVLAASFGLPVVATTMGALPEQVEDGVSGWLVPPADAAALTAALFQALTQPEETQRRGHALWKRLASPAAQAEAVQAILQALQRAMAAPG
- a CDS encoding type 1 glutamine amidotransferase, producing the protein MAPLSGKRIGVLVEEGFEDLEFWVPVMRLREEGAEVVIIGSGRAEVFRGKHCLEARPDVAAEQVRPEDLDGLVVPGGWAPDKLRRVPAVLDRVRTLDAQGKVIASICHGGWVLISAGIVAGKRATGSRGIRDDLLNAGAIWVDEPAFRDGNLVWGRVVKDIPAFCRELVVALAEG